A section of the Chryseobacterium scophthalmum genome encodes:
- a CDS encoding ribonucleotide-diphosphate reductase subunit beta — MGIFDKRISYKPFEYPEVLQFTEAINKSFWVHSEVDFTADVQDFQSQLEPHEKNAVKNALLAIAQIEVSVKTFWGNLYNHMPKPELNGLGATFAECEFRHSEAYSRLLEVLGYNEAFTHVVEVPALKKRIDFLSNVLKHANSTTPKEYVSSLLLFSILIENVSLFSQFAIILSFTRFKGYMKNVSNIIAWTSIDEQIHANAGIYLINKIREEQPDLLTDSDIEDIYTLVDQSIELEGEIIEWIFEMGEFNFFTKEDLLNFMKYRVDDSLKKINMATRYNITPEQYRPMVWFEEEVFANSMDDFFAKRPVDYTKHDKSITANDLF, encoded by the coding sequence ATGGGAATTTTCGATAAAAGAATTAGTTACAAGCCATTTGAGTACCCTGAAGTTCTTCAGTTTACAGAAGCTATCAACAAATCATTTTGGGTACACTCGGAAGTAGATTTCACGGCAGACGTTCAGGATTTTCAGTCGCAGCTTGAGCCGCACGAAAAAAATGCTGTAAAAAATGCACTTTTAGCGATCGCCCAGATTGAAGTTTCGGTAAAAACTTTTTGGGGAAATCTTTACAACCACATGCCAAAACCTGAGCTTAACGGTCTTGGAGCAACTTTTGCAGAATGCGAGTTCCGTCATTCTGAAGCATACTCTCGTTTGCTTGAAGTTTTGGGTTATAATGAAGCGTTTACTCACGTTGTAGAAGTTCCGGCTCTTAAAAAGAGAATCGACTTCTTATCAAACGTTTTGAAGCACGCCAATTCAACCACTCCAAAAGAGTATGTGTCTTCTCTTTTGTTATTCAGTATTTTAATAGAAAACGTTTCGCTTTTCTCACAATTTGCAATCATTCTTTCTTTCACAAGATTCAAAGGATACATGAAAAATGTTTCCAATATCATCGCTTGGACTTCTATTGATGAGCAGATTCACGCCAATGCAGGAATTTATCTGATCAATAAAATCCGTGAAGAGCAACCTGATCTTTTGACTGATTCTGATATTGAAGATATTTATACTTTGGTTGACCAATCTATCGAATTGGAAGGTGAAATCATCGAATGGATCTTTGAAATGGGTGAATTTAATTTTTTCACAAAAGAAGACTTGTTAAACTTCATGAAATACCGTGTTGATGACAGCTTAAAGAAAATCAACATGGCAACCCGTTACAACATCACTCCGGAGCAATACAGACCAATGGTTTGGTTCGAAGAAGAAGTTTTTGCGAACTCTATGGATGATTTCTTTGCAAAAAGACCGGTAGATTATACAAAGCACGATAAGAGTATTACGGCGAATGATTTGTTTTAA
- a CDS encoding ribonucleoside-diphosphate reductase subunit alpha, producing the protein MEEQNTNIWWLNEESEQMLNRGYLLKGETVDGAIDRITTAAAKRLYKPELQPAFKEMITKGWISFSSPVWANMGTQRGLPISCFNVHIPDSIEGITHKMGEVIMQTKIGGGTSGYFGELRNRGTAVTDNGKSSGAVSFMKLFDTAMDVVSQGGVRRGAFAAYLDIDHGDIEEFLSIKDIGSPIQNLFTGICVPDYWMQDMIDGDMDKRKIWARVLESRQQKGLPYIFFTDNVNRNKPQVYKDLGLTVNASNLCSEIMLPSTREESFICCLSSMNLELYDEWKDTDAVKLAIYFLDAVLSEFIEKTEGNYYLQGARNFAMRHRALGLGVLGYHSYLQKNMIPFESFEATQFNARAFKRIKEQADIATRELANIYGEPDLLKGYGIRNTTTMAIAPTTSSSAILGQTSPGIEPFASNYYKAGLAKGNFMRKNKYLAKLLEEKGLDNEDTWRTIMLNHGSVQHLSELTDDEKAVFKTFKEISPMEIISQAAQRQQYIDQAQSLNLQIPSTMPVKDVNYLYIEAWKKGVKTLYYQRSSSVSKEMMVNFVSCSACEA; encoded by the coding sequence ATGGAAGAACAAAATACAAATATCTGGTGGCTCAATGAAGAATCTGAGCAAATGTTGAACAGAGGTTACCTTCTGAAAGGAGAAACCGTAGACGGAGCGATTGACAGAATCACCACTGCCGCTGCAAAAAGATTATACAAACCCGAATTACAGCCTGCTTTTAAGGAAATGATCACCAAAGGATGGATCAGCTTTTCTTCTCCGGTTTGGGCAAATATGGGAACACAGAGAGGTCTTCCAATCTCTTGTTTCAACGTACATATTCCAGACAGCATTGAAGGAATTACCCACAAAATGGGTGAAGTGATTATGCAGACGAAAATCGGAGGGGGAACTTCAGGATACTTCGGGGAACTTCGTAACAGAGGAACTGCCGTAACCGACAACGGAAAATCTTCAGGAGCTGTTTCTTTTATGAAGCTTTTTGATACTGCAATGGATGTGGTTTCTCAAGGCGGTGTAAGAAGAGGTGCTTTTGCTGCTTATCTGGATATTGACCACGGAGATATTGAAGAATTTTTATCAATTAAAGATATCGGAAGCCCGATTCAGAACCTATTTACCGGAATTTGTGTTCCTGATTACTGGATGCAGGATATGATTGACGGTGATATGGATAAACGTAAAATCTGGGCAAGAGTTTTGGAAAGCCGTCAGCAAAAAGGTTTACCATATATTTTCTTTACCGATAACGTTAACAGAAATAAGCCACAGGTTTATAAAGATTTAGGATTAACGGTCAATGCAAGTAATCTTTGCTCGGAAATCATGCTTCCGTCAACAAGAGAAGAATCTTTCATCTGCTGTCTTTCTTCAATGAACTTAGAATTGTACGACGAGTGGAAAGATACTGACGCTGTAAAATTAGCAATCTATTTCTTGGATGCTGTTTTATCTGAATTTATCGAAAAAACAGAAGGGAATTATTATCTTCAGGGAGCAAGAAACTTCGCAATGCGTCACAGAGCGCTTGGTTTGGGAGTTTTAGGTTACCATTCTTACCTTCAGAAAAATATGATTCCGTTTGAAAGTTTTGAGGCGACTCAGTTCAATGCAAGAGCTTTCAAAAGAATTAAAGAACAGGCAGATATCGCGACAAGAGAATTAGCAAACATTTACGGAGAACCAGACTTGTTAAAAGGTTACGGAATCCGTAATACAACAACAATGGCAATTGCTCCTACGACTTCGAGTTCGGCAATTTTGGGACAAACTTCTCCTGGAATTGAGCCTTTTGCTTCGAATTACTACAAAGCAGGTTTGGCAAAAGGAAACTTTATGCGTAAGAATAAATACCTTGCTAAATTGTTGGAAGAAAAAGGTCTTGATAACGAAGATACATGGAGAACAATTATGCTAAACCACGGTTCGGTACAGCATTTAAGTGAGCTGACTGACGATGAAAAAGCAGTATTTAAAACATTCAAAGAAATTTCTCCAATGGAGATTATTTCTCAGGCTGCACAAAGACAGCAATACATCGATCAGGCGCAATCTCTGAACTTACAGATCCCTTCAACAATGCCTGTAAAAGACGTTAACTATCTTTACATCGAAGCTTGGAAAAAAGGAGTAAAAACTTTATATTACCAAAGAAGTTCATCTGTTTCTAAGGAAATGATGGTGAATTTTGTAAGCTGTTCGGCTTGTGAAGCTTAA
- a CDS encoding ABC transporter permease: protein MNILFKKDTWQEIYYSLKNNKLRTFLTMIGVGWGMFLYVVLLGSAKGMENGFDKLFSGFATNSIFLWAQNTSIPYEGFPKGRQMNLKLQDIEMLQRKVNEIEYISPKNSRGNFGSAGEQMSRNGKTATYNLNGDYPIGNKISEKKLIYGRYLNDADVSQNKNVAVIGEEVYKNFFDSKKKENPIGKSINVKGIFFNVIGVFRVKKGGGMDNDQTVFIPLSTFTKIFNDGDNVDVFAIVSKPNADVNFVEDKVKDELKKKNQVSPEDTNAFGSFNLGKEFKKLTGFLSGMQLLTIIVGTLTILAGVIAISNILLITVKERTKEIGIRRALGAKPSEVRNQILLESVVITLSSGLLGFIFGIFVLMIANSLTQNQDDFPFYNPTVNYGNVFSAMAVMVILGLIIGMIPAQRAVKIRPIEALRSE, encoded by the coding sequence ATGAACATTTTATTTAAAAAAGATACATGGCAGGAGATTTATTATTCACTCAAGAATAATAAGCTTCGTACGTTTCTTACCATGATTGGCGTGGGTTGGGGAATGTTCCTTTATGTAGTTTTACTGGGTTCTGCAAAAGGAATGGAAAACGGTTTTGATAAATTGTTTTCAGGTTTTGCAACGAATTCTATTTTTCTTTGGGCGCAAAACACATCGATTCCTTATGAAGGTTTTCCGAAAGGAAGACAAATGAATCTTAAGCTTCAGGATATTGAAATGTTGCAACGAAAAGTGAATGAAATTGAATATATTTCTCCAAAAAACTCAAGAGGTAACTTCGGATCTGCAGGCGAACAAATGTCGAGAAACGGAAAGACTGCAACTTATAATTTAAATGGAGATTATCCGATCGGGAATAAAATTTCAGAGAAAAAATTGATTTACGGAAGATATCTTAACGATGCAGATGTTTCGCAAAATAAAAATGTAGCGGTAATTGGGGAAGAGGTTTACAAGAACTTTTTCGATTCTAAAAAGAAGGAAAATCCGATTGGAAAATCAATCAATGTAAAAGGAATTTTCTTTAATGTAATTGGAGTTTTCAGAGTAAAAAAAGGAGGCGGAATGGATAATGACCAAACTGTTTTTATTCCACTTTCTACATTCACCAAAATATTTAACGATGGAGATAATGTGGATGTTTTTGCGATTGTAAGCAAACCTAATGCAGATGTAAATTTCGTAGAAGATAAAGTAAAAGACGAGCTGAAAAAGAAAAACCAGGTTTCACCGGAAGATACCAATGCTTTCGGAAGTTTTAATCTTGGAAAAGAATTTAAAAAACTGACCGGATTTTTGAGCGGAATGCAGCTTTTAACCATCATTGTAGGAACATTAACTATTCTTGCAGGAGTTATTGCCATTTCAAACATCTTGTTGATTACGGTAAAAGAAAGAACCAAAGAAATTGGGATCAGAAGAGCTTTAGGCGCAAAACCTTCGGAAGTAAGAAACCAAATTCTGCTGGAAAGTGTTGTGATTACATTAAGTTCGGGGTTGCTCGGATTTATTTTCGGAATTTTTGTTTTAATGATTGCGAATTCGTTAACACAAAATCAGGATGATTTTCCGTTTTATAATCCAACAGTAAACTATG
- a CDS encoding ABC transporter permease, whose amino-acid sequence MFDLDRWQEIFSSIRSNVLRTVLSGFTVALGLFIFIVLFGIGKGLQNAFTEGFARDAQNLISIFTGKTTIAYNGLQSDRQVTMDNDDYDFLINNDKEKVGYSSPRYTANLMVKYGKESGNYQINGADTEEKYIENRKMLEGRYLSPMDLQRKQNVAVIGRMVQRDLIKNGSPVGKDLDINGTMFKIVGVFSDDGGDWDERHISIPITTLQQMKKGSDTVSTVYIAYNENLNPEQAIKYGDELKSRLKSRKNVSPDDENGVRVWNNAQNMSDTFTFMAVLTGIVGFIGIGTLLAGIIGISNIMVYIVKERTKEIGVRKAIGAKPGSIVALIVQESVVITVVSGFVGVGLGVLALNLIGDNLEEYFIKNPSVGWFEIIAAFIALVFSGLIAGFVPAYRASKIKPIEALRTE is encoded by the coding sequence ATGTTTGACCTAGATCGTTGGCAGGAAATATTCAGTTCAATTCGCAGTAATGTATTGCGAACGGTGCTTTCGGGCTTTACCGTGGCTTTGGGTCTGTTTATTTTTATTGTTCTTTTCGGAATTGGGAAAGGTTTGCAGAATGCTTTCACCGAAGGTTTTGCAAGAGATGCCCAAAACCTGATTTCTATTTTTACAGGAAAAACAACGATTGCTTACAATGGTTTGCAGTCTGACCGACAAGTGACGATGGATAATGATGATTACGATTTCTTGATTAATAACGACAAAGAAAAAGTAGGATATTCATCTCCAAGGTATACAGCAAATTTGATGGTAAAATACGGCAAAGAAAGCGGTAATTATCAGATCAACGGAGCTGATACGGAAGAAAAATATATCGAAAACAGGAAAATGTTGGAAGGTCGCTATCTTTCACCAATGGATTTGCAGCGTAAACAAAACGTTGCGGTAATTGGTAGAATGGTACAGCGGGATTTGATTAAAAACGGAAGTCCGGTTGGTAAAGATTTAGATATTAACGGGACGATGTTTAAAATAGTCGGTGTTTTTTCTGACGATGGCGGAGATTGGGATGAAAGACATATTTCTATTCCGATTACCACTTTGCAGCAGATGAAAAAAGGTTCAGATACGGTGAGTACGGTGTATATTGCTTATAATGAAAATTTGAATCCGGAGCAGGCAATAAAATATGGTGATGAACTGAAAAGCCGTTTAAAATCAAGGAAAAATGTTTCTCCTGATGACGAAAATGGAGTTCGTGTCTGGAACAACGCCCAAAACATGAGCGACACTTTTACGTTTATGGCTGTTCTTACCGGAATTGTAGGTTTTATTGGTATCGGAACTTTATTGGCAGGAATTATTGGGATCAGCAACATCATGGTGTATATCGTAAAAGAACGAACCAAAGAAATCGGTGTACGAAAAGCGATCGGTGCAAAACCGGGAAGTATTGTTGCATTGATTGTTCAGGAAAGTGTTGTGATTACCGTTGTTTCAGGATTTGTAGGAGTAGGATTGGGAGTTTTAGCTTTAAATTTAATTGGAGATAATTTAGAAGAATATTTTATTAAAAATCCAAGTGTAGGTTGGTTTGAAATTATCGCCGCATTTATTGCTTTGGTATTTTCAGGTTTGATTGCCGGATTTGTTCCCGCTTACAGGGCTTCGAAAATTAAACCGATTGAAGCATTAAGAACAGAATAA
- a CDS encoding ABC transporter ATP-binding protein: protein MLVIQDLNKSYDTGKSKLHVLKGINLNISEGEFVSIMGSSGSGKSTLLNIIGILDEKDSGTYELDGIPIEHLNEVKAAEYRSKFLGFVFQSFNLIGYKTAIENVALPLYYQNVSRKERNQKALEYLEKVGLAQWANHLPNELSGGQKQRVAIARALITDPKVILADEPTGALDSKTTHDIMKLLQDINNEGKTIIVVTHEPDVAAQTKRNVILRDGIIESDEFIKQIVL from the coding sequence ATGTTAGTAATTCAGGATCTCAATAAATCATACGACACGGGCAAGAGTAAACTGCACGTTCTCAAAGGAATTAACCTCAATATCTCTGAAGGTGAATTTGTCTCTATTATGGGAAGTTCAGGTTCCGGAAAATCAACTTTGCTGAATATTATCGGAATTTTGGATGAAAAAGATTCAGGTACTTATGAGCTGGATGGAATTCCTATTGAACACTTAAATGAAGTGAAAGCTGCAGAATACCGTTCGAAATTTCTGGGATTTGTATTTCAGTCTTTCAATTTGATTGGGTACAAAACTGCTATAGAAAATGTGGCGCTTCCTTTATATTATCAAAATGTTTCAAGAAAAGAAAGAAACCAAAAGGCTTTAGAATATTTGGAGAAAGTAGGATTGGCACAATGGGCAAATCACTTACCCAATGAGCTTTCGGGTGGACAAAAACAAAGAGTTGCCATTGCAAGAGCATTAATTACAGATCCAAAAGTAATTCTTGCCGATGAGCCAACCGGAGCATTAGATTCAAAAACCACGCATGATATTATGAAGCTTCTTCAGGATATCAATAACGAAGGAAAAACAATCATCGTTGTAACTCACGAACCTGATGTTGCCGCTCAAACCAAAAGAAATGTCATCTTACGAGACGGAATTATAGAAAGTGATGAGTTTATAAAGCAGATTGTGCTTTAA